The following is a genomic window from Cytophagia bacterium CHB2.
TCCGAGATTGATCTGTTGACAACAAATATAATGCCTGGAAGCTTCCAAAGCCAATACCTGGCTATGTCTAAGAACTGATTTTTGCCAAACTACAGTAAGGTAACAGTGCACTAGTTGTACTTCATCGCTGGCTGAGCTTGTCGAAGCCAGCACCCTTCGACAAGCTCAGGGTGCGGCAGCCGCAAGCATTATCCCGCTCACTTTCGCAGGTAAACGCAAAAACGCCCTTGCCTGCTTCACGCCGCAAATCTTTTTGTGTTGAGCTTCCTCCAAAAATAACCCAACCACACGCGGCGAGAATTCTTCTTCATAAACTTCATAAACAATGTTCTGCGGCGCGCGGCGCAGCAGGCGCAAGCCGAGAAATGTTTCATCGTGAAAAAATGCGCGCGCCAGCCAATTGCCAATTTCGGCTTCCGTGAGTTTTTGTGTGAACGTGTATTGTTCTCCGGCTTGCGGCAAAAAATCCGGCAACTGCGGCGAGGAAAACAACTGCGCGAGATCGAATTCTTCCTCGCCGTCCTCCGAGGCCTGCGCATCCAAACGGGCTTTGATGAAATTCAGCAAGCGGCAAATGCGAAACAACGTCACCAGATCCATGCGCGAAAAATTTGGCATTTCGACCGGAAACGCGGTGGAACGCTGCAACGCCAATTCCGGCGAAGTTAGCAGGCCGCCGGCAACGCATTGCGCAAAACTCTCGGTGCCGGGCGTGGCGTAAAACACGCTGGGTCCGATCAACACCGGCCGTTCCATGAGATGAATGATCGAAGCAATCATTTCCTCGAGCGTTGCCTCGGGCAGGCCGAGAATGAGATAATTCACCATCTCCAAACCGAGCGCCGCGCCGCGGGCGACGATGAGATCGAAATGCGGCGTTGATCCGGGCCGTTTGATTTCACGCTGGCGCTGTTTGTCGCTGGTTACCAGCGCGAGGTTCAGGGTGCGAAAGCCGCTGCGTTTCATCTCCTCCACCAGGCTTTCGCTCAAATTGGCGGCGGAAATGCCGTTCATCGCGTGCAGCTCAACGCCGCCCTCGCCGAATTCCTCGCGAATCGCCGCAAGAATGTCGGCCGCGCGTTTTTGATCGAAACTAAAATTGTCATCTTCGAAATCAAAAACCTCGATGCCAAATTGCGCGCGGCAAATTTTCATTTCGTCGATGATGCTGTTGATCGAGCGCACACGAAATTGCCGTCCGGCGGTGAGAAATATCGAGCAGAACGTGCAATGATAAGGGCAGCCGCGACTGGTGACGATCATCGTGAGCCGCTTGCGTCCCAGCCGGTAGCGTGAGGCCTCGATCAAATCGCGCGCCGGCAACGGCAATGTTTCGATATCTTCGATGAGATCGCCGTGCTCCGGCACATGCAACCGGCCGCGCGTTTTATAACCCACCCCGCAAATCGTTTCGATGTCCCGCAAGCGATTTTCATACAGCGCAGCTGCCAGCTCCGGCAGCGTGCGCTCGCCTTCGCCGAGCAGGATGAAATCGACGTTGGGATCGGAGAGAACTTGCTGCGGGCAGGCATTGACATGCGCGCCGCCTATGATCACGGGTTTGGCAGGATCGATTTCTTTGACAAGCGCGGCAACACGCAAGGCCTCTCGGTAAAACGGCGTGAACAGCGAGGAGATGCCGATGACATCGGCGTTGGCGGCATGTATGCGCGCACGAACCTCATCCCACCAAAGCCCGTAATGCCGGTAATGGCCGTAAAGTTTGAACGGACTCAAATTGCCGGAACGATAATAAGATTTGAGATAAGCAAATTCCGCAGGCGTCTCAATGACGCGCTTTTCTTCGGTTGCCTGACAATCAAGAATCTCAACGCTGATGCCGTTGCTGCGCAACGAGGCGGCAAGATAGAGCAAGCCCACCGGCAGCGTGCGCATGGTGGTTTGATAAAAATCGGCGACCGGAGGTTGTATGAGGAGAAGTTTCAAGGCTGGTTGCTTGTTGCTCGCGAGCGCTGCCTGAGCTTGTCGAAGGCAGCATCGTTGGTTGTTGGTTGCTGGCCAATTAATAATTCACCATTCGTCATTACCCATTAACCATTCCCCGACGAACACGATAGCAAAACAGATTGCCGCGTTGCACAGACACCGAAAATTCTTCCGCCAGCGCCTCGTTGCTCAGGCCGTCGCGCACCGCCCATTCTAAGTCTTCGTTGGCAAGCGGATACTTTAAGCCCTGCGTTGTGATGCCGGTAACGCGCCGGAAGGCGATCAGCGAAACTTGCTGGCCGGCAAAGCTTTTGAATGTGGCAGTCGCGGGCTTTTGCGCGGCAACGATAAAGCTACCGATGCCGTAATCGTCATACGTTTCAATCGCGAGTTGCGTGCAAAATTTCTCAGCGATGTTGAGATTGACGAGTTGATGATCGAGCCGCAGGCCGGTAATGCCGACCAACAGGGCACGCTCGCATTTCTTCTCAATTGCGAATGTCAGCGTTTTCTCCAGGTCCGTGGCGTATTGGCTGGGACGAGGGATGAATTGTGTATTGGGCAGCGCTACGCGCGTTGCCGGGGCCACGGAATCGAGATCGCCCACAACATAATCCGGAACGAGATCATTTGCAAGAGCGCGATTCGCACCGCCATCCGCGCAAATGATGATTGCAGCCCGGGCGCGGCATGCCGCGAGAATTTCGGCGCTGGGCAGCAGGCTGTTGGCGATGATTAACGCGGTTGGTTCGGACATAAAAGCTTTGTTGATACTATGTGGTTGCAGGAACTCCCACGTTTTTAATGCAACGGCCAAGCCGTTGCAGGAACATTATCAAAATTAGCAATAAAGAGCGAGTCGGCGACTCGCCCCTACTTCAACTCGTACACGGCATTCACAAACACCTGGCGTTCTGCTGCCGGGAAAAAATCTTCGCCTTCGCCGTGCGCAATATAAAGCCGATCCAGCAGATTTTGCGCATGCACTTGCAGTGATAAACCTGACAAAACCGATCCCGCCGGGAACCGGTATCCCAAACTCGCATGAAAGACGGTGAATGCGGGCACTGTGTTCGCTGCAATATTGAGATTGTCCGTGTGTTTCTTGCCCACGTGTTGCATCGCCAGCGCGGCCAACCAGCCATGATTTGAATACGTCACGCGCGCATTCGCTAAAACATCGGGAAAACCGGCAATGGGATTGCCATCCAAGATTAGCGGCGCGCCGTCGCCGGCATAAATCGTGTGACGCTTAAGCTCATTGTTGCTGAGCATGAGATTGCCGGACATCGTCAAATTCGACGACAACGGCGCGCGCGCGGAGAGTTCGACTCCCGTGTGCAGCGTGCGCTCCGCGTTGCCGGTCACCGGCTGACCGAAGCGATCGAGTTGGCCACTTTTCACGATTTCATCGCGAAAATCCATGTAAAAGAGATTCATCACCGCTTGCGTCTCTCCTGCGTGATAGCCGAATCCCAATTCAAAATCATTCAGCTTTTCCGGCTTCACCAGCGGCTGTTGGAAATCATAGCTGCCGTCGACGTTCTGCGCAAATTGCGGCGTGATCGCGCCCCAACTAGCGGGCGTGCTCGCTTCAGCCGCGTCATAAAGATTCTTCAAGCGCGGCTCGCGGCTGGTGCGTGAAAAGCTGGCAAAGACGTTGAATTGCGGCGTAACATTGTAATTCACGCCCAGGCGCGGATTGAGAAAGTGATAGGGCATTTCGAAATCCGTGCCGAGAAATTTCTCATCATAGAGTTGATAACGCAGATAAGCGAACTGCAAATCGAACGTGGCATTCAAGTTCGGCAACAGCGCGACATTGGTATGAATATAAGGCGAGACGATGTCTTTTGCGCCGCGATATTCATAATACCGGCGCGCGCCGATATAATTCAAACCGCGGAATTCGCCGCTGATCGCCGCGGGCAAATCGCTGTCGCCTTTTTGAATACGTCCCCAATGCAGCGAACGATGCCGCCGCAATTCCGCGCCCAACGTGACGCTGCCGCGGGCGTGATTCCACGTTACTTGCGGCAGCCAGCCGTATTGCATATTGTCAACGTACGCGCGAATGAGCAGGCTGTCGGCGTAGGTTTCTTCCGGATCGGCGACGGCTTCGAAACCGTATTCCGGCGTGAGGCGATAATAGGAAAACGGCGCCCACGAGCCGTCATAATCAAAAAAACCGTAGCCGCGCACGGCGAAGACGGCGTTGTTCACGCGCCAGCGATCATTCAGACGATACTCATGCAGCAACTCGAAATGCGGTTGATTGAAATTCTCGATTTCATCCGGCCGGCGAATGGGATTTTTGCGCCGGGTTTCACGCCGTTGCACCTCTTCTTTACTGATGCCATAATAGGCAAGATGATCCTCGATCGGGCCGCCATAAACGTGCAACCGCGTAATTGATTTTTTGCCCACGCGCGCCGCGCCGAGAAAATAGCTTTTGAGATCGACCCACGATTGCTCGCGATAGCCGTCGCTTTGCAGGCGCGATACGCGCGCGGATAAAAGATATTTTTCCTGCACCACACCGCTGTTCAGCGCAAGAGAATATTTGCGTGTCGCATAGGTGCCGCCGCCAACCGTTGCCGTGAGGCCGCGCTGCTGCGAAAAATTCGAAGTCACGATATTCACCGAGCCGCCGATGGCCGGGGGCCCGTAAAATGCGCTGCCGGCGCCGCGCTGCACTTGAATATCTTCAACGTTCGCCAATAAATCGGGAAAATTAATCCAATAAACGTTGTGATCCTCGGGATCGTTCTGCGGCACGCCGTTGATATGCACGGCAATGCGGCGCTGATCGAAGCCGCGAATCGAAAGATAGTTGTAGCCCAGGCCGTTGCCATTTTCGGAATAAAATGTTGTTGCGGGCAATTCGCTGAGCAGCGCGGGAATGTCTTGTGCGGGATGGCGCTGCGTCAACTCGCTGCGCGTCAACGCCGAAAATGCCACCGGGCTTTCGCGTTCGCGCGCGCGGGTTGCCACCACGGTGATGGCCGGGCTTACCAAAGGCTGCGGCTGCAACCGCAGCGTTAGATTGACATATGGCTTTTCGAGTATGATTTCAATCCGCCGGGTTTTATAACCGATAAAACTCGCGAGCACGGCGACCTTGCCGGAAGGCGCGTGTTGCAGTTGAAAATTGCCTTGCGCGTCACACGTCGTTCCCAGCGTTGTGTTTTCGATCAAAACATTGCTGCCCGGCAGTGCCAAGCCGGTTTCATCGTCGATCACCCTGCCCGTAAGCGTTACTCGCTCTTGCGCACTCAATCTCATTTGCATCAGCAACAACAGTGTGACTAGAATTGATATGAAATTTTTCATGGCTCACCTCCGCAAACGCACAAATAAAAAAAGCCGCTTTCCTCATGATTCGGGAAGCGGCCGCAGTAAGCACGCGCAAGCCAAGAAAATGTCGAAGCGAAGCCATCGGCCGTTTCCCTACGCCGGCATCATCCGGATCAGGTTCCAAGGGTATGTTCTCAGTTCCGAATTTTTCGGGACACCCCTAACGGAATGGCAAAAGATAGGACGCGAGGCCGGGAAAGTCAAACAGAATTTTGCAAAACGTTTGCTTGCTTTTTATGCCGACTCTTGTATTTTGCCGAAAATTGCTTTTGTCGAGTAGGACGTCGCAACGTTAGGGTTTCACTCACATGTCTTTCGAACCACAATGGCTCACCTGGGCCCGGATGATTCAAAACACCGCGCAAAATGGTTTGGCATTCAGCACCAACCCTTACGATGTTGAGCGCTATCAGGCATTGCAGCGGCTGGCCGCGGAGATTTTTGCGCAGCACACGCAATATTCGCTTACGCAATTGACGCAACAGTTCGCCGAAGAAAAAGGCTATGCCACGCCCAAAGTCGATGTGCGCTGCGTGGCGTTTCGTGACGGCAAAATTTTATTGGTGCAGGAAACGCATGATGACAACTGGGCTTTGCCCGGCGGCTGGGCCGATGCCGGGCTGTCGCCTTCGGAAGCCGTCATCAAAGAATTGCGGGAAGAAGCCGGATTCGAAGGTATTGCACGCAAGATCATTGCGGTTTACGATCGCCGCTTGCATTCCACGATTCCCCATTTGTTCGATACCTACAAAATCTTCATTCAGTGTGAATTGTTGCGCGGTGAATTCACGCCCAATCTGGAAACCAAAGCCGCCGGTTTCTTCGGCATGGACGCGCTGCCGCCGCTCTCCGAAGGCCGCACCACGCGTGCGAACCTCGTCGAAGCTTTCGAGCATTTAAAAAATCCCAATCGCCCCACTTCATTTGATTGACATTTTCAGCGGACAAGCATGGAACCTGAAATTCTTTTGCAGGAGCTTTTTCAGCAGTATGCCGGCCGGCCGGCCAGCGAGATTGTCGAACTCAAAGCGCACGGCTCGGATCGCCGCATTTTCCGCCTGCGTTATAACGGCAGCAGCCTCATCGGCATTCACAATGCCGATCGCGCCGAGAACATTGCATTCCTCGAATTTTCCAAACACTTTCGCCGATGCGGCCTGCCCGTGCCGGACATCTACTCGGAAGATCTCGAGCGCAGTGTTTACCTCGAAGAAGACTTGGGCGACACCACGCTCTTTTCGTTTCTGAGTGAAGAACGCGGGAAAGCCGGCTTCTCGGAGGCGATTGTCGCGCTTTACCGCAAAGCGGTCAAATGGCTGCCGCAATTCCAGATTCACGCGGGCAAGACATTGAATTACGCCGTGTGCTATCCGCGCGCGCGCTTCGACAAGCAATCGATGCTGTGGGATTTGAATTATTTCAAATACTATTTTCTCAAGCTCGCCAAAATTCCGTTCAACGAGCAGGTGTTGGAAGACGACTTCGAGCACTTCACCAACTTTTTGCTGCAAGCCGAGCAGGATTATTTTTTGTACCGCGACTTCCAATCGCGCAACATCATGATCCGCGAGGGCGAGCCGTTTTTTATCGACTATCAAGGCGGCCGGCGCGGGGCGTTGCAATACGATATTGCCTCGCTGCTGTTCGACGCCAAAGCCGATATTCCTTTCGATATTCGTGAAGAGTTGTTGCAACTCTACCTCGACGCCGTTTCTGAAATCATCCCCATCGAGCGCGAGCAATTTCGCCGGCACTATTTTGGTTATGTGCTGGTTCGCATCATGCAGGCCATGGGCGCTTACGGATTTCGCGGATTTTATGAGCGCAAGACGCATTTTCTGCAAAGCGTGCCCTATGCCATTCGCAATCTGGAATATGTGTTGCGCACCGCGGATTTGCCCGTCGAGCTGCCGGCGTTAACGGAGATTTGGCAGCGCCTGGTGCGCTCCACCATTCTGCGCGAGCTGGGCAATGTGCAGCTCCCTCTGACAGTGCGCGTACAAAGCTTTTCCTTTAAGAACGGTTTGCCGCAGGATGAAACCGGACATGGCGGCGGCTTCGTTTTCGATTGCCGCGCGCTGCCCAATCCCGGCCGGCTGGAACAATTTGCCAAACAAACCGGCAATGATCCGGAGGTTATTGCCTTTCTCGAAAACGAGGAAGCGGTGCACAGTTTCATGACGCGTGTGCGCGATCTCGTGAATCAAGTGGTGGAGAATTATCAACACCGCAATTTTAGCGATCTCTCCATTGCTTTCGGCTGCACCGGCGGCCAGCATCGTTCGGTTTATTGCGCCAATCGTCTTGCCAAGCATTTGCGCGAGAAATATCAAATCAACGTCGAGGTCACGCACCGGGATATGCCGGTTTCTTTTAAGAACGGTGAAGCAACGGCATGAAAGCGATGATCTTTGCCGCGGGACTCGGCACGCGGCTGCGGCCGCTCACCGCAACCCGGCCGAAAGCCCTCATTGAAATTAATCACGTCCCGCTGCTTGAAATCGTGATTCGGCGCCTGCTGGCTGCGGGCGTGCGGGAAATCATCATCAACACGCATTATCTCGCCGGGCAGATTGCCGCTTTTCTCAACGCAAAGAATAATTTCGGCGTTCGCATCGAACTCTCGCACGAAGAAGAATTGCTCGATACGGGCGGCGGCTTGCAAAAGGCGGCTTATTTTTTTGATGACGGCCTGCCGTTCTTCGTACACAATGTCGATGTGATCAGCAATATTGACTTGATGGCCATGTACCGGCAGCATCTTGCGCAAGATTGCCTGGCAACACTTGCCGTCAAAGCGCGCAAAACCTCGCGATATTTTTTATTCGATGAAGCCGGCCAACTGTGCGGTTGGAAGTCGCTCAAAGAAAACCGCATGGAGATGGCGCGCACGCCTGCCGGCCAGATTCACGAACTGGCATTCGACGGCATTCATGTTATTTCGCCGGAATTGCTGCAGCGCATGCACGAAACCGGCGTGTTTTCCATTTTGAAAACGTATTTGCATTTGGCGGGAGAGGGCGAGAAGATTCGCGCCTTTCGCACGGAAGGATTTTGTTGGCAAGATGTCGGCAAGATCGAACAACTTGAAGAGATAAAAAAACAGATTGCGCTTGGTCTTCTCAACATTTAACTAATGCCCTGCTATCTTGAAAAACATATTCCTCTTCACCCTGTCATCATGGCAAGAATCTTGTGAAGTTTTCAACATTTTGCTTGCGGCTTCACAAGCTCCCTTCTGGCTGACAAACTAGGATGGATGAATTTTAACGTAACAGTGTCCGCCCGAAATTGCTGGTATCAGAAAAAGTTTTGCAACGGCTTGGCCGTTGCATTAAACCTCTCAGCGCTCTCACGATGCCCCGCGCCCCGGCCGCATTGAATTGAACAGTTGTCAGAGACTCAGCTCCAACCCCTCATACGCCATCACGATTTCCAAATCGCGTGCGCGCCGTTGCGGCAATTGCTGCAACGCTTCGTTTTTGAATTGTTGCGTTTTCTGCAGAATGGCGCTCATCTTCTCGTCGCTGTAAGCCGGGTCGTGATGCGTTAACACCAGCTTGCCGACGTTCGCCATCAGGCAAATGTCCACGCCGATGAACGGCGAGCTGTGTCCCCAAGCGATTTTGTGAAACACCTCCTTGAGCGTGTATTGCGCGTCGAACACCAGCGCCTCGGCATTGCGATAGAAATC
Proteins encoded in this region:
- a CDS encoding B12-binding domain-containing radical SAM protein — encoded protein: MKLLLIQPPVADFYQTTMRTLPVGLLYLAASLRSNGISVEILDCQATEEKRVIETPAEFAYLKSYYRSGNLSPFKLYGHYRHYGLWWDEVRARIHAANADVIGISSLFTPFYREALRVAALVKEIDPAKPVIIGGAHVNACPQQVLSDPNVDFILLGEGERTLPELAAALYENRLRDIETICGVGYKTRGRLHVPEHGDLIEDIETLPLPARDLIEASRYRLGRKRLTMIVTSRGCPYHCTFCSIFLTAGRQFRVRSINSIIDEMKICRAQFGIEVFDFEDDNFSFDQKRAADILAAIREEFGEGGVELHAMNGISAANLSESLVEEMKRSGFRTLNLALVTSDKQRQREIKRPGSTPHFDLIVARGAALGLEMVNYLILGLPEATLEEMIASIIHLMERPVLIGPSVFYATPGTESFAQCVAGGLLTSPELALQRSTAFPVEMPNFSRMDLVTLFRICRLLNFIKARLDAQASEDGEEEFDLAQLFSSPQLPDFLPQAGEQYTFTQKLTEAEIGNWLARAFFHDETFLGLRLLRRAPQNIVYEVYEEEFSPRVVGLFLEEAQHKKICGVKQARAFLRLPAKVSGIMLAAAAP
- a CDS encoding thiamine diphosphokinase, with translation MSEPTALIIANSLLPSAEILAACRARAAIIICADGGANRALANDLVPDYVVGDLDSVAPATRVALPNTQFIPRPSQYATDLEKTLTFAIEKKCERALLVGITGLRLDHQLVNLNIAEKFCTQLAIETYDDYGIGSFIVAAQKPATATFKSFAGQQVSLIAFRRVTGITTQGLKYPLANEDLEWAVRDGLSNEALAEEFSVSVQRGNLFCYRVRRGMVNG
- a CDS encoding TonB-dependent receptor; amino-acid sequence: MKNFISILVTLLLLMQMRLSAQERVTLTGRVIDDETGLALPGSNVLIENTTLGTTCDAQGNFQLQHAPSGKVAVLASFIGYKTRRIEIILEKPYVNLTLRLQPQPLVSPAITVVATRARERESPVAFSALTRSELTQRHPAQDIPALLSELPATTFYSENGNGLGYNYLSIRGFDQRRIAVHINGVPQNDPEDHNVYWINFPDLLANVEDIQVQRGAGSAFYGPPAIGGSVNIVTSNFSQQRGLTATVGGGTYATRKYSLALNSGVVQEKYLLSARVSRLQSDGYREQSWVDLKSYFLGAARVGKKSITRLHVYGGPIEDHLAYYGISKEEVQRRETRRKNPIRRPDEIENFNQPHFELLHEYRLNDRWRVNNAVFAVRGYGFFDYDGSWAPFSYYRLTPEYGFEAVADPEETYADSLLIRAYVDNMQYGWLPQVTWNHARGSVTLGAELRRHRSLHWGRIQKGDSDLPAAISGEFRGLNYIGARRYYEYRGAKDIVSPYIHTNVALLPNLNATFDLQFAYLRYQLYDEKFLGTDFEMPYHFLNPRLGVNYNVTPQFNVFASFSRTSREPRLKNLYDAAEASTPASWGAITPQFAQNVDGSYDFQQPLVKPEKLNDFELGFGYHAGETQAVMNLFYMDFRDEIVKSGQLDRFGQPVTGNAERTLHTGVELSARAPLSSNLTMSGNLMLSNNELKRHTIYAGDGAPLILDGNPIAGFPDVLANARVTYSNHGWLAALAMQHVGKKHTDNLNIAANTVPAFTVFHASLGYRFPAGSVLSGLSLQVHAQNLLDRLYIAHGEGEDFFPAAERQVFVNAVYELK
- a CDS encoding NUDIX domain-containing protein, whose protein sequence is MSFEPQWLTWARMIQNTAQNGLAFSTNPYDVERYQALQRLAAEIFAQHTQYSLTQLTQQFAEEKGYATPKVDVRCVAFRDGKILLVQETHDDNWALPGGWADAGLSPSEAVIKELREEAGFEGIARKIIAVYDRRLHSTIPHLFDTYKIFIQCELLRGEFTPNLETKAAGFFGMDALPPLSEGRTTRANLVEAFEHLKNPNRPTSFD
- a CDS encoding phosphotransferase enzyme family protein, coding for MEPEILLQELFQQYAGRPASEIVELKAHGSDRRIFRLRYNGSSLIGIHNADRAENIAFLEFSKHFRRCGLPVPDIYSEDLERSVYLEEDLGDTTLFSFLSEERGKAGFSEAIVALYRKAVKWLPQFQIHAGKTLNYAVCYPRARFDKQSMLWDLNYFKYYFLKLAKIPFNEQVLEDDFEHFTNFLLQAEQDYFLYRDFQSRNIMIREGEPFFIDYQGGRRGALQYDIASLLFDAKADIPFDIREELLQLYLDAVSEIIPIEREQFRRHYFGYVLVRIMQAMGAYGFRGFYERKTHFLQSVPYAIRNLEYVLRTADLPVELPALTEIWQRLVRSTILRELGNVQLPLTVRVQSFSFKNGLPQDETGHGGGFVFDCRALPNPGRLEQFAKQTGNDPEVIAFLENEEAVHSFMTRVRDLVNQVVENYQHRNFSDLSIAFGCTGGQHRSVYCANRLAKHLREKYQINVEVTHRDMPVSFKNGEATA
- a CDS encoding nucleotidyltransferase family protein — translated: MKAMIFAAGLGTRLRPLTATRPKALIEINHVPLLEIVIRRLLAAGVREIIINTHYLAGQIAAFLNAKNNFGVRIELSHEEELLDTGGGLQKAAYFFDDGLPFFVHNVDVISNIDLMAMYRQHLAQDCLATLAVKARKTSRYFLFDEAGQLCGWKSLKENRMEMARTPAGQIHELAFDGIHVISPELLQRMHETGVFSILKTYLHLAGEGEKIRAFRTEGFCWQDVGKIEQLEEIKKQIALGLLNI